A window of Etheostoma spectabile isolate EspeVRDwgs_2016 unplaced genomic scaffold, UIUC_Espe_1.0 scaffold337, whole genome shotgun sequence genomic DNA:
CCAGAGAGATTTTCTTGTTATTGTAATGTTTTAGGAAAACAGAGTTTCTCTTCAGGcagattttactttgaggttCAAGTTAAAGGAAAGACTATATGGGATTTAGGAGTGGTCAGAGAGTCGAGCAACAGAAAGGGAAAAATCACACTGAGTCCTTGGAATGGTTACTGGACGATATGGTTGAGAAATGGAAATGAGTACAAAGCTAATGATGTCCTTCCAGTCCGTCTCTCTCTGAAGTCGCctcctcagaaggtgggggtgtttgtggatTATGACgagggtctggtctccttttatgacgtagatgctgcagctcttatctactcctttcctggctgctccttcactgagaaGCTCTTCCCATTCTTCAGTCCCTGTAATAATGCTGGTggtaaaaactctgcccctctgatcatctctcctgtcagagtaaactaatcactgatctcatttcaggtattgattcattttcaatcaagggaacaaatgtacatattcatatattttacatcTTATTTTCTACAGAATCTGTTTCCTGTGGTGACTGATTTACACTTTATTGATTGACTGATCAGTAATTATTTGCAAATTGAATCAAACATTATCTTGACatatttggtgtctttagaaactgatttcttctggaagttataataaatgtctgtgggtttaacagaggtttaaatagatatcgtctacataacgtgtgtcatgatgcatcaaattaatgtgttgattatgtcatcagatacacatttcTTAGTATTTGATGTGCAGCCACAAAAAACATATTGCTGAATATTTCATTGTGTCATGAGGCTTCATTTAAGAGCGAGGCCtattccatcccataatgtctccagaacacagtgtgtgtccttgttataCCGCGTATAAAAAGTTAATGGATGTTTCTatcttgtgtgaaaagtcttttggataattactggtcactttggccattttctatttgtttcatgaattctgtaagatggtttatgagtcaaagaaatgtgtaaatatgtgattgtagaataaaaactgtaaaataaagcaggtgttGAACACAAGGCCTGAGTAAGCAGTGAGAACCTGTTTACACACAAGTTGGATTTCAGTCCAGGATGATCTTTATTgttgagaataaagttgaactttcagtattagtgccagacattaaaagaataaatcagagatagaagttgttttttgcgttttgagaataaagtcaaaagAAGTGAAAGAATAAATCCAATTTTGAGCGTATTCTAAAGTGACTGGAGGACATGTTTAGTAAGCAGAGCTTTGTCAGCACTGCTgttctttaataaaaactggTCTACACAACAGGATGGGGACATATTCTAATAAAATCTAGTTCAGATATCTAGAAAGTGCTTTCTCACTAGGAAAAATTAAATACAGATATCTGCAATAAATATCCAGTCTAGctactaaatattaaaacagccaCTTGTACTATTTAAggatttaaatgtagttttgactGATTGAAGTTGTAGATATCTTGAAAAACAATTTCTACAAGTAAGAATGTTATTGTGCATATCTTTAATTACCATTCTAACTAGTTAGAATATCACTTTGACCAGGAGAAATGCTATTATTAATatctaaaatgtaattacagatagagtgtGGTTTGATTAAACGTAAAACGGCCTGCTGTAGCACCTGAGACATTCTTCATGTTTTCATCTCTAGTTGTTCTGCAGAGCTTCTTCTAGCTGGTGACGTctgacaataacaataactttagttttctGTGTTGGAAGTTGACATTATTGTTTAAAGCCACATTTAAATGTTGCATAATCTCTCTGAAAGAGTCCAACAATAATTGATTAGTGCAAGGTACTTTCAgcctgtatagagcagcatatctccaccagactccatgtaaataatcactacttttagcgtgtatagagcagcatatctccaccagactccatgtaagtaATCACTACTTTGTACTACTTTcgcactccccccccccacaacaacATCCTGACAAGATCAACTAAgtcattatatacatatatatatatatatatatatatatatatatacatatataatataatatatataatacattataAGTACATATAATATCATCTACATATACACACCACATACTAATGTCAGGATCAAAGGTTACCTTCTACCATTcaacttattatatattattataattctaTAATCATATTATTATAGGACTTTAATATAATTATATGATTATATTactattatcatattatttttattattatattgatattattgtattaaaataatatgttattgtatttatattactataatattgtaataatattcaTAGAGTGCTTTTTGTCTTATTTCCCATCATTTCTGTTCATGTctgtaatctctctctctccctctgtgtgtgtctgtgtgtgtgtgtgtgtgtgtgtgtgtgtgtgtgtgtgtctgtgtgtgtgtgtatctgtgtgtgtgtgtgtatgtttgcatctgtgtgagtgtgtgtgtgtgtgtgtgtttgcgtgtatgtctgtgtgtgtgtatctgtgtgagtgtgtgtgtgtgtgtgtgtgtgtgtgtgcgtgttgtttataaaaatgaatcaaaaactcacattcatttttaataatgtttattattcAGACGATAGATTATAGATACAGACCAAGATATAATAACACGtttgaacacaaacaacactgcAACATacagccattataaatgcattaAAGACAATTCATATTCCTTCATAGATAATACACAACATcccataatatacacacacacacacacacacacattaatataaaaacaatcagTAATAATCTCTAAGGTGACAGTAACGTTGAAAAGTGAATTCCCaacatgttaaaatattaaaccaatatatatttacacattcCCCCAACAACAACCTCCTGACAAGATCAACTaactcaatatatatatatatatatatagatatatatatatatatatacatatacatatataatatatataatacattatacatatatatcccccccgcaccccccccccacaacaacATCCTGACAAGACAACTAActcaatatatacatatatatatatatatatatatatatacataatataatacattataAGTACATATAATAACATCTACATATACACACCACATACTAATGTCAGGATCAAAGGTTACCTTCTACCTTTCACAtcttattataatattattatattattataacagtATTCAAtgatattatcattattatcatattatttcattttcacaatattataattttattaaaataatatatgattgtatttatattagtattatattattattaatattattcttATATAATATTCATTGAGCATTTATGTCTTGTTTCCCATCATTTCTGttcatctctccctctgtgtgtgtgtgtgtgtgtgtgtgtgtgtgtgtgtgtgtgtgtgtgtgtgtgtatctcctcACAGCGACTACAGCAGCACAGAGCATCAGCAGCAGGACGCTGAGCACTGAGCATCTCACTTTGAAGAAGGTGGAGTAGACCCCAAAGGGCTCCACGTAGACCACCACCGTCCTCTCTGTGGACATGCACTGGAAATCATCAATAACTACACACCAGTACCCCCCCGCGTCCCCCACTGAGACATTAGAGACAACCAGGGTCCTGTTACGATAGTCCCAGCTCACTCTGCTCATGCTCTGACCAAACCCTACATTAAAGACTCTTCCCTCTGTTCGGTCTGACTTGATGAACCAATCATGCcacctaccccccccccctacctgtGCACCTGAGAGTGACATCATCTCCCTCTGAGAAGAGCTCTACAGCGGGGGGGCCAAATGGGGGACACACCAACAGATGATACACTTGCTCTCTCATAGAGACTTTACAGTAGTACAGACCTGAGTGATTTAACATCAGAGACGAAAACACCAGCGAGTAGTTCTGGTCTACTGAAGGATCAGTTTGGTTCAGGAGTCCTAGGTCAGAGGAGATCCTGTTAGACCAGCGGGGGGGCTGTTCATCAGTGGAGTCAGCGACGGTGCACGGCAACACGGCGGTCTGTCCCTCTGAGCCGTAGATCATCTCAGACGATGGTCTCAACTTTACAGTCCGACTGCTGACACACCGCTGCTGGTCCATCACCAGACATCTGAACCGTCTGAAGTCTGTTACCGTGACGTTGGAAACACGAAGATCTGATGAGTTTGTTACCACTTGGTATCTTCCTCTAACATCGTCCACCACTTGGTATCTTCCTCTAACATCGTCCATCTCTGATGTCGTCTTGTCACCAAAAACTCTGCTCCATGTCTTCTGTTCATATCCAGAGTCCTGTTTGATCCACAGGACGTTGTGATTACCAGCTGGTCCCCTACATGGCAGGTCCACTGTTTCTCCAGGTCTCGCTCTGATCTCTCTCGGTGACCGTGAATCTACTGAAGTACAAACCATGATAGTGATGTTGTTGCCATGGGTTACGGTGCCCTCGGTCCAGCACTCCTCTCGGTACGGGCCGGAGTCGGACTGGGTCAGGTTGAGGATCCTGTAAGAAGAAGTCTCCACATCGCTGACCAGTCGTTGTTTCAGGGGTCCAGGTACTGAGGACTGGTTggaccagaggtcagaggtgttCCACAGGACCAGGTTCTCCCCACCAACAGACCTGGAGATCAGGCAGGAGGTGGTGGTCTTGGGGGGGGTGAAGGTGTAATCTTTATCTCTGATGAAGATGTGTTCTCCTGCGTGGATGCTGCTGATGAGAGAGACCAGCAGGAAGGAGAGCTCTGGGACTGCAGCCATTCTGCTCCGAGGTCCAGGACCACTGACACCGCTGTCAGTCACGTAGCTCAGATACactctacaccccccccccccccccccactgacacCTCTCAGATCagatacaccccccccccccccccccccgcccccaatGACACcgctgtcactttttccgacttCTTTATCTCATCATCGGAGAAACTTTGCAGCATcagctctctgtctgtgtgtgtgtgtgtgtgtgtgtgtgtgtgtctgtgtgtgtgtgtgtgtgtgtgcgcggctAGCGTTAGCTCGACAGCAGGCATTGGTTGCATGCGTAGATTGCGATAGATTGAgttccagtgaaatgttatcAGTCCGGTCACCATGGCAACCGTCATCatctcttttcctgtttttaccaaCCATGACGTCTTTATCTCCTCATCTCCAGCATCAGCTCTCTACCCAGGGATCAACGTCCTTaatacaggggggggggggggggggctcactttgactctAAAGTGGctactctctcacttctccatcgctctatcacacacacacacacacacacacacacacacaccacacacacacacacctacacacacacacacacacacacacacacacacacacacacacacactcacctacaCAGACATTtcagagcatttaaaaatgtacatgaaagtatcgcattagttactttctgaagtaaatAGTTATCGGTATATAAGTAAATAGGTATCTAATttcataatttgtaactgagtatctaatttagttacttcttggaagaagtaactgtaactaattactttttaaagtaacctgccaaacacacacacacacacacacacacacacacacacacagacatgcacagacacacacacacgcgcccacactcactcacacatgcacacactcactcacacacacacacactcactcacacacacacacactctcaaacacatgcgcgcacacacacagagacacacacacacacaccatgagatatggggggggggggggggtaacccatattttgccgcatacaaagcaatttttgggctctttcagcatcgttatccttcagggtttagaTTAGGATTTGTAATGTGgggggggctctccctaggggggtctgggggtacactgaaaaaataacatgttggaTTAATTCAATCGTGGACATTGGTTGCACACAGATGTTTTGCTTTGGCAGCAGATTAAACAATTGAGTTAAATTAACACAAGGTAttcatgttcaataaacctgTGTATGTTGTGTTGAGACAGAGTGATTGAAACATGATTGGATAAAGTAATTTGTGCTCTTGGAACATTTTAATCCTTCACAATTTCATCACGTTGTTTCAACACTATTCAATAATTTTTACTCCGATACTATTTGGTCACTTAAATactactttttttcataatata
This region includes:
- the LOC116686233 gene encoding E3 ubiquitin-protein ligase TRIM21-like encodes the protein MKNLVEAELKRVQQYAVDVTLDPDTAHPKLILSDDGKQVTHGEVRKNLPDNPERFSCYCNVLGKQSFSSGRFYFEVQVKGKTIWDLGVVRESSNRKGKITLSPWNGYWTIWLRNGNEYKANDVLPVRLSLKSPPQKVGVFVDYDEGLVSFYDVDAAALIYSFPGCSFTEKLFPFFSPCNNAGGKNSAPLIISPVRVN